The following are encoded together in the Juglans microcarpa x Juglans regia isolate MS1-56 chromosome 2D, Jm3101_v1.0, whole genome shotgun sequence genome:
- the LOC121248269 gene encoding receptor-like serine/threonine-protein kinase At4g25390 translates to MPSRQIPPPPPPLSPSQSPSPPIPSATQSLIAAFSFLSILVFLFRKIISRKRTTATAPSDSRPLPHRFSYSVLRRATNSFSHHLGQGGFGPVFSGSLHGRPPVPIAVKVMDSGSLQGEREFHNELFFASKLHSPHLVPVLGFSSDRKRRRMLLVYELMQNGNLQDALLRAKRPPELMDWKRRLSVALDIARGLEYLHGLDPPVIHGDIKPSNILLDQHFSAKIGDFGLTRLKSENQIAMDVDDGRGLEVKKCHGGGGVEDCGSVVEETESVITNFEDFNGGLVQSPSPSPETLLPETVVAPVSPSVSEGNFDKRSVESGKELVDIGGKRSGKGMKSASGREWWWKQENGEVEIKNDYVMEWIGTEINKQRPTSDWIGASSGSGAIAKSEKKKKNRRRLEWWVSMDEEKNAKNSKRRLAREWWKEEYCEDLARKKKKNSSSSSKKKKKQMGVSSDDNGDDWWPRDESLHAGRKKRGRSRSQSSRGSMDRWLDGLSGELRRARRNSHDYSFSGEIAKSGGISSTPSMRGTVCYVAPEYGVGEDISEKCDVYSYGVVLLVLISGRRPLQLMNTPISEFQRANLLSWARQLARAGKLLDLVDKSVQFLDREEALLCITVALLCLQKRPARRPSMKEVVGMLTGQSERPQLPVELSPSTPSRFPYKSHKTIR, encoded by the coding sequence ATGCCAAGCCGCCAaatccctcctcctcctcctcctctttctcCCTCCCAATCGCCATCTCCGCCCATTCCCTCAGCGACCCAATCCCTTATCGCCGCCTTCTCCTTCCTCTCTATCCTTGTCTTCCTCTTTCGCAAGATTATCTCCCGCAAGCGCACCACCGCCACCGCCCCCTCCGACTCCCGTCCCCTCCCCCATCGCTTCTCCTACTCCGTCCTCCGCCGTGCTACCAACTCCTTCTCCCACCACCTCGGCCAAGGCGGTTTCGGCCCCGTCTTCTCCGGCTCCCTTCATGGCAGGCCTCCCGTCCCCATCGCCGTCAAGGTCATGGATTCTGGCTCCCTCCAGGGCGAGCGCGAGTTCCACAACGAGCTCTTCTTTGCATCCAAGCTCCACTCCCCTCACCTCGTCCCCGTCCTCGGCTTCTCTTCCGACCGCAAACGACGCCGTATGCTCCTCGTCTACGAACTCATGCAGAACGGCAATCTCCAGGATGCGCTTCTTCGCGCCAAACGGCCCCCCGAGCTTATGGATTGGAAGAGGCGGCTCTCTGTCGCTCTTGATATAGCCAGAGGGCTAGAGTATCTACACGGTTTGGATCCGCCCGTGATTCATGGCGATATTAAGCCTAGTAATATTCTGCTGGACCAGCATTTTTCCGCCAAGATTGGGGATTTCGGACTTACCCGATTGAAATCAGAGAATCAGATTGCGATGGACGTAGACGATGGTCGTGGATTAGAGGTGAAGAAGTGTCATGGTGGAGGTGGAGTGGAGGATTGCGGATCAGTGGTTGAGGAGACCGAGAGCGTGATTACTAATTTTGAGGATTTCAACGGAGGTTTGGTTCAGTCACCGTCGCCATCACCGGAGACTTTACTTCCGGAGACGGTTGTGGCGCCGGTATCACCGAGTGTTTCTGAGGGGAATTTCGATAAACGTAGTGTTGAAAGTGGTAAAGAGTTGGTTGATATTGGTGGAAAGAGGAGCGGTAAAGGGATGAAGAGTGCTTCGGGCAGAGAGTGGTGGTGGAAGCAAGAGAACGGTGAGGTGGAGATTAAGAACGACTATGTGATGGAGTGGATTGGGACGGAGATAAATAAACAGAGGCCTACGAGCGATTGGATTGGTGCTTCTTCCGGTAGTGGAGCAATAGCGAAGtcggagaagaagaagaagaatcggaGGCGATTGGAGTGGTGGGTGTCGATGGATGAGGAGAAGAACGCGAAAAATTCAAAGCGGAGGCTGGCGAGGGAGTGGTGGAAGGAAGAGTATTGCGAAGATTTAgctaggaagaagaagaagaacagcagcagcagcagcaagaagaaaaagaagcaaatgGGGGTGAGTAGCGATGACAATGGTGATGATTGGTGGCCGAGGGACGAGAGTTTGCATGCTGGgagaaagaagagagggagaagccGGAGTCAGAGCAGTCGGGGTAGTATGGATAGGTGGTTGGATGGACTGAGCGGAGAGTTACGGAGAGCTCGCCGCAATAGTCACGATTATTCGTTTAGTGGGGAAATTGCCAAGAGTGGTGGTATTAGTAGTACTCCTAGTATGAGGGGAACTGTTTGTTACGTTGCCCCTGAGTATGGCGTGGGTGAGGATATCTCGGAGAAGTGTGATGTATATAGCTATGGTGTCGTATTGCTCGTTCTGATTTCTGGGCGCCGCCCACTTCAGCTGATGAATACGCCCATTTCGGAGTTCCAACGCGCCAATCTCTTGTCTTGGGCGCGTCAACTTGCCCGCGCCGGAAAGCTTCTTGATTTGGTTGATAAGTCAGTTCAGTTTTTGGATCGAGAAGAAGCTCTCCTTTGCATCACGGTTGCGTTGCTTTGTTTGCAGAAGAGGCCTGCTCGTCGGCCTTCCATGAAAGAGGTTGTCGGGATGCTGACTGGCCAGTCAGAACGGCCCCAACTGCCGGTTGAATTATCCCCCTCAACACCATCCCGCTTTCCTTACAAGTCACATAAGACAATACGGTGA
- the LOC121248358 gene encoding transcription factor bHLH36-like, which yields MFPLHQSNELVFQICSHPHQQHKIPDQDLIVGHASLDCSSFNTTMIKGQRRKLCDSLDHNYGSFNEKKKQKMTHRDIERQRRQEMTTLFASLRSSLPLEFIKGKRSKSDHINEAGNYIKHLQKKTKELSSVRDNLKKHSNTTDHGSGSSNSSPPSFVKVNPCRDGVEILITSSFEEERMPLSRVLEVLIEGGLTVVNCVSTKVNERFLHTIQSEVSDSTEPDLSELQKKLTEAIPSLRCTSP from the exons ATGTTTCCTTTACACCAAAGCAATGAGCTGGTCTTCCAGATTTGCTCTCACCCCCACCAACAGCACAAAATCCCTGATCAAGATCTGATCGTGGGTCATGCTTCACTGGATTGCAGTAGTTTTAACACCACCATGATAAAGGGCCAGCGGCGGAAATTATGCGATAGCTTGGATCACAACTACGGCAGTTTTaatgagaagaagaaacagaagaTGACGCATAGGGACATCGAGAGGCAAAGAAGGCAAGAAATGACTACGCTTTTCGCGTCTCTTAGATCCTCACTCCCACTTGAATTTATCAAG GGAAAGCGTTCCAAATCGGATCACATAAATGAGGCTGGGAATTATATCAAACACTTGCAGAAGAAGACCAAAGAACTGAGTTCTGTAAGAGATAATCTAAAAAAGCATTCCAATACTACCGACCATGGGAGTGGAAGCTCAAATAGTTCTCCACCCAGTTTTGTGAAGGTCAACCCATGTCGCGATGGAGTGGAAATCTTAATCACCAGCAGCTTCGAAGAGGAACGGATGCCCCTTTCAAGAGTTTTAGAAGTTCTTATTGAAGGAGGACTTACTGTTGTAAACTGTGTTTCCACCAAAGTGAATGAAAGGTTTCTCCACACCATCCAGTCTGAG GTCAGCGATTCAACAGAACCTGATCTATCGGAACTGCAAAAGAAACTAACTGAAGCGATTCCGTCATTGAGATGTACATCCCCATAG